GGCTACACCAGCGGCCGGCAATATGTGTCGGGCTTCAGCGGCACCGGAGCGACGGACACGTTCCTGGCCGGGCTCTATGGCACCTACCGAGAGGGCAAGGTCTATGCGGACGCGCTGGCGGGCTACGCCTACAGCGACAACCAGATGTGGCGCCAGATTGCGGTGCCCGCCCTCGGGCAGCGCACCGCCCAGGGGCGCACCGGCGCCAACCAGTTCTACGGCCAGATCGAGGCCGGCTATCGCGTCGATATCGGTCCGGTCGGCGGCGCGGCGGCGGCAGCCTACCTGACACCCTTCGCGCGGCTGCAGGGCTACACCGGCACGCAGAACGGCTTCAGCGAAACCGGCGCGCAGTCGCTCAACCTGACGGTCGCCGCGCAGACCACCAATTCGCTGCGCTCGGTGATCGGCGCGCAGCTGGGCGGATCGGTCGATCTCGGCTGGCGTGAGAAGCTGGTGGCGCAGCTGCGGCTGGGCTGGAGCCACGACTATGCCAGCACGGCGCGCCCGGTGACAGCCACGCTGGCGGGCGCGCCGCTGGCGCCCTTCACCACCTATGGCGCGACGCAGCAACGCGACGCCGCGGTGGTGGGATTTTCCGCCGGTACCGCGATTGCCGAAGCGACGTCGGTCTATCTTCGCTACGAGGGCACGATCAGCGGCGCGGACAGCGCCCACGGCATAACCGCCGGCGTGCGCATGAGCTGGTGATCGGCAATCGAGAAGAGGGCGACCATGAAGGTCGGCGGCAAGCGAACGCTGGTTGCCCGAAATCCTCCAGGCGCTTCGACAACGTGGAGCAATTGTCCACATTGTCGCCGGCCACGAGAATCCTAACGTTCATATCAGTTGGCTCCCGATACATCTTTTCCGATATGGGCCCGGGCAGCAAGTTGGCGAACTCGTCTGAATGGACGCAGAAGCACAATGGCATACCAAGCGGTGGGCGAAGACCAACGTGTTGCAGTCGACTAGCCCATGGTCCGCAAGTAGTTGCGCGACCGCCTATCGCACCGGACCATTTTTGTGATGCCGCGCATTTGAGGCTAGTGGCCATCAAGGCTTTCGTGGGAGCGTAAAGTCTCGAAAAGGAACAGGAGCAACGTCCATGGCAGAAGCGGCAAAGAAAAAGCTGAAGATCATGATCCAAGGCTATTGGGGCTCGAACGAACCGACCAAGGCCGGATTCCCTTTCGACCACGGGATCATCCTCGCCGAGGCAGGCCATGAGGTGCAAATCTTCCTGATCGCCGAGGCGGTCTCCCTGTTCCGCCGAGCCACTGCCGAGACTGTCGTGCCGGTGGGTTGGCCGCCGCTCAGCCAGGTGATGGACAAGGCCGTCGCCTCGGGCATCCAACTCTACGCCTGCCACTCCTGCTCCAACGCGCGCGGCATAACCGAGGCCGATCTGGTGCCCTACAAGGCAAAGTGGGGTGGCCCGCCGGTCCTTGTCGAACTCGTCGAATGGGCCGACAAGATCATGACCCTCTAGCCGTTAGCTCGTGTGACATCGCGAGCCGGCGGCCTCATCACTTTCCGTCTCCGAGCAGACAGTGACGCCAGCGATGTCACAGAATAGGACGGCGACGTCATCGTTGTGTCTGGGTTCCATGCTGTCGCTGCGCTTCTGGTCTCTAGAGCAGCCATCCCAACGCATGAATGCTGACAATCACGTCCTGGAAGTCGTCATCCGCGTTTGGTCAAAAAACTCGAACGACCGGAAGCCCAGCGCCCAAGCGGGGTAAGCATAGCCGTGCCGAAAGTGGCCCCGTACAATTTTTTGGACGGCCGATGCCGCCGGAGCCAGGACAGGGCAGGGGGCGTTTATGGATTGGGCGCGTATCCCGGCCTACGTGACGGGGACGGTGGACCAGGAGTTTCCGGGGCGGAACGAACATCTGGTTGCCGAGAATCGCATCATGAAAGCCCAACTGAAAGGGCGGCTGAAGCTGTCGGACGCGGAGGGCGTAAAATGCGCCCGCGCAGGGCTCCGCAGCCTCCCGCAGCGACCAGCACCGCTACGCAGAGAGCTTTGGATCCCAGCTCCATTCCCTCCGCCATTGCCTGCCTCGAGCGAACAGTCTCCGGCCCCAATCTGAGGACGCGGAAACAGGTATGGGCGGGTGTTTGCGGCAGACGCTCCAGACCTCGCTCGCATCTCGAATCGCCTTTTCGTTTCTCTCAGCGAGCGGCAGACTTCGCTCACTGTCTGGGGAATCCCGGATAAAGTGAAAACCGGAAAAAATAAGGAAGCGGAGCCTCGTATGCCCGATCGCGTGACTCTCCCGGTTCTCGACCACGAACTGGCCGATGACGAGCTTCAGTGGATGAAGTCCGTTTACGCGGATTTCAGCAAGGCCCGCGCTGCGGCCGGTGCCGAGTTCAACCCGAAGGAAGCGTTGCGTGCCGTTCTGGAACGCGAGGAGTATCACTTCTCCGTCGCGCCGGATCTGACCGGACCCGGCCCGTGGCGTCTGGGCCAGAACCGGCACGGCCGCGGCGTTGCGGCGGTTTTCCTGCCGAAGGTCGAGCTTCACACTCACATCGCCAGCCGTACCGATCAGTTCCCGATGTATGTCGTGGGCGAGGCGGAAGGCTTCTCCATCGACGAAAATGGCAAGCCGGTGCTGACGCCGGTGATCGATGGCGGGCACTTTCACAACGCGCCCGGCGCACCACACGCCTTCGTGCCGAAAGTGGGCATGCCAAAGCCGGACAACTGGGAAATCGCCTTCATCGCGATCACGCCGCGCAACCTGAAGGAAGACACGCACCGCGTCTCGGAGGAGGTGCGCGCGCTGTACAAGCAGGTCGTCGGTCAGGATGCCCCCTTGGGCGTCTGAGTCTGTGCGAACGGGCGGGCTTCAGATCGCTGCAATCGGGGTTGGCTTCGTCGCCATTAATTCGTATCGCTGAAGTCGCACGAGATCCATTCGAGGAAAGAGCCATGACAACCGAGAGCGGCCTGAAAATCATCGACACGACCGTCGGCACCGGCGCGAGCCCCAGCACTGGTCAGACCTGTGTCATGCACTACACGGGATGGCTCTTCGAAGGGGGCGCCAAAGGCAAGAAGTTCGACTCCTCCCTCGATCACGGCTCTCCCTTCGAGTTTCCGATCGGCATGCAGCACGTCATCGGCGGCTGGGACGAGGGCGTCGCAACCATGAAGGTCGGCGGCAAGCGAACGCTGATCATTCCGCCGGAACTGGGCTATGGAGCGCGCGGCGCCGGCGGTGTCATTCCGCCCAACGCCACGCTGATCTTCGACGTCGAACTGCTGGCGATCAAATAGACGTCGTCTCCGTGTAGAGCCGGTTTACCCGGCTCACAGCGCTGTCATACCGCCGTCCACGAACAGCAGGGCGCCGGTGACGTAGGAGGCGTCGTCGGAGGCCAGGAACAGGATCGCGGCGGCCACCTCCTCGGGCCTGCCCGGGCGCTTCAGCATGGTGCCTTGCGCGGCCTGGGCGTTGTACTGCTCGACAGTCTCGCCGGCCGCCTCGATACGGCGCTGATGGAACGGCGTGAAGATCGGACCCGGGCCGACGGCGTTCACGCGGATGCCCTCCGCCGAATGGTCGGCGGCGAGTGCCCGCGTCAGGCCGGCGATCGCGGCCTTGGTGGTGTCGTACTGCAGGTTGCCACCGCCCGCGATGACGGAGCGGACGGAGGCCACGTTGACGATGGCGCCGCCCTTGTTGCGGCGCATGAGCGGAACCGCCGCCTTGGCACAGAAGGCGTAGCTCATCAGGTTGACGTTGAGGATCTCGTTCCAGCTGGCCGCGCTCGCCTCGTCGATCTTCTCGTATTTGCGGATTCCGGCATTGTTGACGAGGATGTCGATGCGCCCGAATTTCTGCGCGGCGCCATTCACGAACGCGAGGCATGCGGCCTCGGTACCGACATCCGCCTGGGTGAAGGCAACCTTGGCGCCCGAGGCCTCGAGCTCGGCCGCCACGCGCTGGCCGCGCTCGCCGTCCCGATCGCAGAAGGCCACGCTCGCGCCCTCAGCGACGAAGCGCCTGACCGTCGCCTCGCCAATTCCCGATGCCCCGCCCGTCACCGCAGCGACCTTGCCGTCGAGTCTTCCCATGTCGGTCTCACCTTTCGTTGCATCCCGAAACGCGCTTGTACGATACGTCGTATCGAGCGGGCGGGCATCGCTTCGTTCGACAAGCGCCGCTGACGATCGCTTCAAGCGCAGCAAGCCCGTCCTGCGGGAGCCGCCGGCCCAGGCCGCAGGATCTGGCAATGCGGGCCTAGAGCAACCTGTGATCCCAAGTCACGCTGGTCTTGATGACCTTGGCGGGGACGCCGACTGCCATGGAATTCGCCGGAACGTGGCCGGTCACGATGCTGCCGGCGCCGACGATCGACCCGGCCTCGATGTGCGAGCCCTTCAGGATCATCGCGCGCTGTCCGATCCAGACGCGATCCTCGATGACGATGTCCCTTGCCGGGTTGAGGCGCTTGCCGCTCTCGACGTCGACGATCGAGTGCATGTCGCTCACCGTGATGTCGATGTCGGAGGCCAGCAGGCACCCGGCGCCGATCTGGATCCGGCCCGCTTCGTGAAGGAGCAGGCGCACGAGCCCGGTGACACCTGTCTCGCGGCCGATCACGATCTCGGCCTTTTCGGCGGCATGGATGAAAAGGGCCCCGAGCGTGCAGTGGTCGGCAATGAGGACCTTGCAGTTGGAGCCCAGGTTCAGTTGCAGGTTGTACGCCCCGGCGCCCGGCCCGATGGCGATGCGATTTCCACTTCCCCGGACTGTGATTTTGCCGTGGAGGCGCGTATCGCCCTTCGCGTAGGAGATGGTGTTGTTGACGCCCTGGTCGACGATGTTCAGGCTCATGGCGGCCATCTTACCCGCGAAGCGGCCGGCTTGAGTCGAGAAACGGCTTAGCCAATGCGGGATTGACCGGAAATCTCAGGTCTGTAGGGATTGGGCGCACTGAAACCCGATCGATTCCACGACCCGAGGAAACCTCAATGACCCAGAAGGCAGCGGCAGCGACCAAGAAGCCGGTCCGCCCCGATCTCGACGCCGAACTCAACAATCTCGCGATGTCGAAGGAGGCGCAGCCCCTGTTCGACGCGGTGAAGGCCCATATCGCCGAGAACGTCGCTCCGATCACCGAGGAGTTCTTCAAGCTGGGCGAGGGCCGGAAGGATCGCTGGAGCTGGGCGCCGGGCCAGCTGGAGCTGCTCGAGGGCGCCAAGAACAAGGCCAAGGCGTCGGGCCTGTGGAATTTCTTCCTGCCGCATTCGGAGATCGGCCGCGGTCTCACCAATCTGGACTATGCCTACATTGCCGCCGAGCTGGGCAAGTACGCGCTGGCTTCGGAGTCGCTGAACTGCTCGGCACCGGACACCGGCAACATGGAAGTGCTGGAGAAGGTCGGCACGCCCGAGCAGAAGGAGAAGTGGCTGAAGCCGCTGCTGAACGGCGAGATCCGCTCGGCCTACGCCATGACCGAGCCGGGCGTGGCCTCGTCGGACGCCAAGAATATCACCACGCGCGCCGAGCTGGTCGGCAACGAGTGGGTGATCAACGGCGAGAAGTATTACATCTCCGGCGCCGGTGACCCGCGCTGCAAGATCATGATCGTTATGGTCAAGACCAGCCCCGACGCTTCGCCGCAGTTCCAGCAGTCGCAGATCCTGGTGCCGATGGGCACGCCCGGCCTGGAAATCCTGGGGCCAATGACCGTGTTCGGGCACGACCACGCGCCGCGCGGCCACATGCACCTCAAGTTCAACAACTGCCGGGTGCCGGCGGAGAACATCCTGCTGGGCGAGGGGCGCGGCTTCGAGATCAGCCAGGTCCGCCTCGGACCGGGCCGCATCCATCACTGCATGCGCTCGATCGGTGCCGCGGAGAAGGCGCTCGACCTCATGGTCAAGCGCGGCTCCACGCGTACCGCTTTCGGCAAGCAGCTCATCCAGCTCGGCAAGAACCTCGAGCTGGTGAGCCGCGCGCGGATCGAGATCGAGGCGATGCGCCTCATGGTGCTGAAGGCCGCCAAGGCGATGGACGTGCTGGGTCATCGCGAGGCCCGCGTGTGGATCAGCATGGTCAAGGCGATGGTGCCGGAGAAGGCCTGCTTGATCATCGATCAGGCGATGCAGATCCATGGCGCGACCGGCATCTCGCAGTGGTCGCCGCTGTCGGAAATGTACGTGAACCAGCGCCACCTGCGCTTCGCGGACGGACCGGACGAGGTCCATCACATGGTCGTCGGCCGCGCCGAGATCAGCCGCCACTAGAGTTCACGGACGGGCCCGGTCTTGACAGGCCGGGCCCGTCTGTAATTTTGTTGCGTCGAGTTGATGAGAGAGTGGAAGACCGGATGACGGCGACCAGGAAGACCCTGCAAGCGGCCCTCGTGGCGTTCCCGCTGCTGCTGGGCGGCTGTGAGGCTGCAAGCTCGTTGCGTGGCGCCGGCCTGGACGATCCCAAGCTGATGAAGAGCATCAACGACGCCTACGAGGCGCGAGACAACTGCCTCGCCGCCAACGTTCACCTGGCTGATGCCAACAGCGCCAGCGCACAGTCGCTCGCCGCGACGGCGGCGGCATCCTGCCAGACCCAGACGGATGTCCTGATCTCCCTCAGCAATCCCTCCGGCGATCCGCGGGTCGCGGCGGCGATTCAGAAGGATTCGAGCTTCCGCGCCATGCGCTTCGTGCTGAAGGCCCGCGGGCAGGGCTAGACGCGGCGCCACATCGGCGCGCGCTGCCTCACCGGATCGAGCAGGGACCAGTCGCCCTGTTCCACGACATGGCCCTTGGGAAACGGCGCGCGCGGCTCCTGACCGAGCGATCGCATGACCCGATCGTCCCGGTAGTAGCAGAGCAGCACTACCCGATTGAGGGCGAAGAGGGGTGCGCCGCCCTCCTGCTTGAAATGGGCGGCGACCTCGGCACGGCGCTCCAGCGAGAGTGCGGCGAAGGAACCGCCCGAGAGCCCGGCCAGTTGCTTCAGCGCCGTCCGCGCATCGGCCATGTCGCGCTCCAGGTTCTTCACGATCTCGGCGAAGATCAGCTCGTCGTCCGCCCCCGGCACGCCGTAGGTGCCGCTGGCGGGGATCATGAGGCCGGCGAGCGCGCGCAGGTCGCGTAGTTCGGCGTCGTTCAGGGTTTCCTGGGTCATGTCGTGGGCCTCAGTCGAAGAGCGTGGCGTTGGCGAGACGTTGCTTGATGCTGTCGGCGATGTAGAGCGCCAGCGCCTGGATGGTGGAGGTGGGGTTCACGCCGCCCGAGGTGACCCAGATGCTGCCGTCGACGATGAACAGGTTCTTGACGTCGTGGCTGCGGCCCCATTCGTTGACCACGGAGCGCTCCGGGTCGGTGCCCATGCGGGCCGTCCCCATCAGGTGCCAGCCGCCGTTCATGATCGGCGCCTCGACGCCGAAGCCCGTGGCGCCGGCTTCCGTCAGGATCTCCTTCGAGCGGGCGATGCCGTGTTCCATCATCTTCCGCGTGTTCTCGCCGATCGTGTAGTCGATCTTCGGCGCGGGGATGCCGTTCGAGTCCTTGAGGACGGGATCGAGCGTGACCCGGTTGTGCTCCTCGGGCAGGTCCTCGGTGATGGTCGACATCGCAAGCCGCCGGTTCAGCAGCGAGCGATAGACCTTGTGGTGATCCTCACCCCACGGCAGGCGCCCAGCGGCGGTGCTGGTGATCGCCTCGACGATCGAGCCGGTGCCGCGATGGAGTTGCAAGGTATAGCCGCGCACGAAGCCGCGGCTGCGGTCGGTCTCGTAGAACTCCTGGCTCCACAGGTTGAGCGGCGGCCCGTGATTGCCATCGAGCGGCTCGTCGACATAGCCGTAGGTCAGGGCGAAGGGGTGGAACATCAGGTTCTTGCCCACCAGCCCGCTCGAATTGGCGATGCCGTTGGGGAATTTGCCGGACACCGAATTGAGAAGCAGGCGCGGCGTACCGACGCCGTTGCAGGCCACGATGACCATCTCGGCCGGCTGGAAATGCTCCTGCCCGTCGGCATCGTAGTAGATGGCGCCGGTCGCCATCCCGGTCTCGTCGGTGGTGATCTCGCGAACGCGGGCGCGGGTCCTGAGCTCGACGCCGGCGCGGATCGCCGCCGGCCAGTAGGTGATGTCGGTGCTGGCCTTGGCGCCCTGGGCGCAGCCCGGCGTGCAGTGGCCGAGATTGATGCAGGGCGCGCGGCCGTCATACTCGACCGTGGCGATGGCCGAATCGGAAGGCCACCAGTGCCATCCGAGGCTGTTCAGCGCCTTGCCGAAGCGCTGGCCCGACTTGCCGAGCGGCAGCGGCGGCATCGGCGGGTGATGCAGAGGGTAGGCCGGATCGCCGGCCAGCCCCGCAACACCCATCATGCGGTCATTCTCGGCGAAATAGGGTTCCAGCGTCTGGTAGTCGACCGGCCAGTCCTCGGCCACGCCATCCAGCGTCTTCACCCTGAAGTCGGACGGATGCAGGCGCGGATAGTGCGCCGTGTACATGATGGTGCTGCCGCCGACGCCGTTGAAGTTCACGACCTTCACCGGCGAGTTGGCGTCGTTGATCGGGTAGTCGGTTTCGCGTGCCCGGCGGTTCGGGTTAATGGCGAAGTCGCTGAACAGGCGCGCTTCCCAGTTCCGGCCATTGGTGGGGTAGTCCGTGGGCTTCACCCAGTCGCCCTGCTCGAGGCAGAGGATCCGCATCTTCGTATCGGCGAGGCTCCAGGCCACGGCAGCGCCCGAGGCGCCGGAACCGATGATGAGGACGTCGACCTTGTCGTGCATGAGGGTACTTCCGTTAGCGGGCGAGATGCTGGCTTATAGCCTCGGCTGCCAGCGCATGGCCGGCGGGATTCCAATGTCCGTCATTGGCGAAGTGGTAGGCAAGCGGCGTTCCTTTTGCCTCCAGCAACGGCCGCAGGTCCAGCACGTCGATGCCGCGCTGCCGGAGCGCGCCCGCGAATGCCTGGTGTACGCGATCCTCGACCGCGCGGGACGGTCCGACCCAGAGGGCGCGCGACGGAATGAGGACGACGAGCGCCCGATACTGGCGGGCGATGTCGAGCAGCCGGTCGGCTGAGGCGGCGACGACCGCCGGGTCGTCGTCGTTGCGGCCGATCCCTTCGAGGTTCGGTGTGATCAGCCCGGCCTCCACGGCGAGCGTCCGCAGCCACGGTGTCTGGTGAACGACCGTCAGGGCGAAGAGATAGAAAGCCGAGTGGGTGGACAGCCAGTGGCGGATCGAGACGGCGTCGGACGGGTATGCCTCGTCATCGGACCGGGTCGCGTACCGGTGAAGATCGTTTTCCATGCAGACCGCGATCACCACGCGGTCCGCCCTGGCGCCCAGCGAGCGGGCGTAGGCGAGCAACTCGGCGTAGCCCTCGATATCGGTGGGGGTCGACAGGTTGAAGGTGCGGCGACCGGTCAGGATCTGGAGACGATCGGAGAACCGGTCCCTGGCCTCCACGCCCCAGCCCCAGGTGAATGAATCGCCCACCACCAGAATCTCACCTGCGGTTGCCGCGGAGACGTCGTTATCATCGCGCAGGCCGTGCATATTGATCCGGACAGGGACGTCGTAGTCACCGGTGTTCTTGGCTTGGCGGGCGACGGTGCCGGGTTTGCCGAGCATCAGGGAGCCGACCGGATAGGCAAATTCGAACTGGCCGGAGGGATCGAAGGCGGGCAGGAACAGGCGGGTGAGGCCCTCGCACAGGCCGAGCCCCACGATCACGGCCACGATCAGCAGCACGGCCACGCGGGCGGCGCGGCCTTTCGGACCTGTTTCGGATCGTGGCATCTGGGGACTGGTCTGGACGCTCATGTTCAAGCAAGACTGCGATTGATATTACCAGTCAGGAAAGAGCCTTCCCATGCCGGATACCACCCTTGCGAGGCACGCGGCCGCCAAGACCGAGCATTTCGACGTTCTTATCGTCGGCGCCGGCATTTCCGGCATCGGTGGCGCCTATCACCTCACCACGCAGATGCCGGACCGCAGCTTCGTCATCCTGGAGACGCAGGAGAGCTTCGGCGGTACCTGGCTGACCCACAAGTATCCGGGCATCCGCTCCGACAGCGACCTCCACACGTTCGGCTATCGCTTCAAGCCGTGGAAGGGCAAGCCGATCGCCACGGCGCACGAGATCAAGACCTACATGGGCGAGGTCATCGAGGAAAACGACATCGCGCGGCACATCCGCTATCGCCACCGCATCGAGTCCGCTTCCTGGTCGAGCCAGGACAATCTCTGGACGATCGACGCGGTCCGGACCGACACGGGCGAGGCGCTCCGCTTTACCTGCAATTTCCTGTGGATGTGCCAGGGCTACTACCGCCACTCCGTCGGCTACACGCCGGAATGGAAGGACATGGAGAGCTTCAAGGGCCGGATCGTCCATCCGCAGACCTGGCCGGAGGACCTCGACTATACCGGCAAGAAGATCGTCGTGATCGGCTCGGGTGCGACGGCGGCGACCGTCATTCCGGCGATGGCCGACAAGGCCGGCCATGTCACGATGTTGCAGCGGACGCCGACCTATTTCATCCCGGGCCGCAACGCCATCGAGTTGGCCGAGACGCTGCGGCAGCTCGAGGTCGACGAGGAATGGATCCACGAGATCGTGCGCCGCAAGATCCTGCACGACCAGTCGGTCTTCACCCGCCGCGCCTTCGAGGAATCCGACAAGGTGCGAGCTGAGCTGCTGGCGGGGGTCCGCGCCCATGTCGGTCCCGACTTTCCGCTGGAGCCTCACTTCACGCCGAGCTACCGGCCGTGGCAGCAGCGCATCGCCTTCGTCCCCGACGGCGACCTCTTCAAGGCGATCCGTGGCGGCAAGGCCTCAGTCGAGACCGACGAGATCGACCGGTTCGTGCCGGAGGGAATCCTCCTCAAGTCCGGCAAGACGCTGGAAGCAGACATCATCGTGACGGCGACCGGCTTCGACCTCTCCGTGATGGGCGACATCGCCTTCGCGGTCGACGGCAAGCCGGTCGACTTCGCCGACACCGTGACCTATCGCGGCATGATGTTCACCGGCGTACCCAACATGATCTGGGTGTTCGGCTACTTCCGTGCGAGCTGGACACTGCGCGCCGACCTGGTGGGCGACTTCGTCTGTCGCCTGCTGGACCACATGGACAAGCACCAGGCCCGCAAGGTCGAGGTTGCCCTGCGGCCGGAGGACAAGGGCATGGAGCTGCTGCCCTGGATCGATCCGGAGAACTTCAATCCGGGTTACCTGATGCGCGGCATGCACCTGCTGCCCAAGCGTGGTGACAAGCCGGAGTGGCAGCACACCCAGGATTACTGGAACGAGAAGAACGTCTTCCCGGCCATCGACCTGGAGGATCGCGCGTTCGTCTACGGTTGATCATCGGCCGATCATTTTGAGACAAAGCGAAGAATCCTTCGCTACGCTCAGGATGACACCAGCGTTCAGCATTCGTGTCATCCCGAGCGTAGCGAGGGATCCTTCTTCATAGGCTCGGGGGAGTGGGTATGGAGCGGGGCAACACGCGCCGGGTCATTGCGGCCGGAGCCATCGGCAACGTGCTGGAATGGTACGATTTCGCGGTTTACGGCTACTTCGCCGCCGCGATCGGTCGCGCCTTCTTCCCAAGCGAAGATCCCGTGGCCCAGGTGCTGGCGGCCTTCGGAATCTTTGCCGTGGGCTTCCTGATGCGCCCCGTGGGCGGCGCGGTGATTGGCGCGATCGGCGACCGGCTTGGACGGCGCGCGGCTCTCACCTTCTCCGTCGCGGCCATGGCCATTCCGACTTTCCTGGTTGGCATCCTGCCGGACTACCACACGCTGGGAATCGCCGCGCCGATCCTGCTCACGCTCCTGCGCATGGTGCAGGGGCTCTCGGTCGGTGGCGAATACACGACCTCCATCATCTTCATCATCGAACAGTCGCCGCCCAACCGGCGCGCCCTGGTGGGGGCGCTGGGGTGCTGCGGTGCCATCGGCGGCATCCTGCTCGGGTCGGCGACCGGCGCACTGCTGGCGTCGGTGATGTCGGAGCAGGCTCTGGAGAGCTGGGGCTGGCGTCTGCCGTTCCTCTTGGGGCTTCTGGTCGGCATTGCAGGCATCGTGCTGCGTCGACACGTCCACGAGGCACCGCGCAGTGCGCCCAAGGCCCGCTCGCCGCTGCTCGACACGGTGCGCAACCACGGCCCGCTGCTCGGCAAGATCGCGGCGCTCTCGGTGTTCAACTCGGTCGGCTTCTACCTGATGTTCGTCTACATCGTGAGCTGGCTGCAGACGGCGGACGGTGTCGAGCCGGCGACGGCGCTGGGCATCAATTCCGTCAGCATGATCGTGATGCTGCCGGTCATGGTCCTGATGGGCTGGCTCTCGGACCGCTACGGGCGGCGGCCGGTGATGCTGAGCGCGGCGGCGCTGGGCTTCGTCGGCGCGCTGCCGTTCTTCTGGCTGATGCACCAGGGCCATCCGTCCCTGATCCTGCTGGGGCAACTCGGCTTCGTCCTGTCTGTTGGCGGCTTCATCGGCGCCCAGCCGGCGCTGATGGTCGAGGCGGTGCCGGCCGAGATCCGCTGCACGGCGATTGCGCTGGGCTACAACGTGACCCTGGGCGTCCTGGGTGGCTTTAGTCCGCTGGTCGCCACTTGGCTCGTTCACCGGACGGAGAACGATTTCAGCCCGGCCTTCATGATCATGGCGGCCGCCGCGGTCTCCTTCGCGGCGATCCTTCGGTTCGAGGAGACCTACAGAGTGGAGCTCCGGGCTGCGTAGGGACGAAGCTAACGAAGGACCATCCTGGTATCACCACGCAGGGGGGAGAAGCTTCGGAGCAAACCGGCAACGGTAAACTCCGGCCGGCTGAAGGTCGATCGAACCGGACCGAGTTCGTCCGGCTTGTCGAGCACCGCTGACAACGCGTCGAGCACGGGTAATTCCCCCGTCGGCAACGTCTCGATCGGCGTTCTGTCGGCGAGGCCCCAATAGTCCCAGGGGAGCAGCTCTACCTTGTTGAGCGCAGCGAGATCCCGCATGAGGCTGCCGCGAATGAACCAGAGTCCCTGGATCCCGATGCTGGGAACACCGAATCGGTCGGGCGAGACCTTGCCTTCGCGGGCCAGTCGCCAACCGTCGGCCGCGACCACGAACTCCTCGCGCGTCAGATCGAGGGCATTGGCCGTTACGCCAAGGCTCGACTTCACGACCGGATCGACGTTGGGGTCGACGAGTACCCAGCGATTCTCCGCCTCATTCCAGTATTCGCAGACGCAGTGGTCGCTGAACGAGTCGGGATTCTTCGAGAAATACGTCGCAAAGCCGAAGCGCAATCGCGCCGGGACGCCCAGATGTCGAAGCAGCGAGCAGAGAAGCAGCGCATAGTCGCGGCAACTGCCGACGAAGCGAACGCCCGGTTCGCGTGGCTTGCGGAGAGGGCGAGGATCCTTCTCGATCAGCCTTCGATAAATGTCGGACGCGTAGCGGGTATCGACCTCGCCAAGACGCGCCTGTGCATCGAGATCCAGGCCGTAGAGCCCGACGAAATCCTTGTCGACGACGAGCCCCTGCACGATCGCGACAAGCGTCTCGATATCGGATGGAAGATCGGCATCGAGGGTCGTGCGCTGGCCGGGATCGGTCGTTGCACTCTGGACGCCATAGAAGGCAAGTCCGTCAGGTTGCATGGAAAAAGAGTAGCACGACGAGCACCGACGGCGCGCGGTGCCCGCTCGACACTTGTCGTGTCTCTTCGTCCTATTGCAGCTTGATGCCGGCCTCGACGATCAGCTTGCCCAGCAGCTCGCGCTGGCCGGCAATCCAGGTCTTGAACTCGGCCGGCGTGTTGGCGACCAGGTCGGCGCCCGTCGGATCGAGCCGTTCCT
This DNA window, taken from Reyranella humidisoli, encodes the following:
- a CDS encoding SGNH/GDSL hydrolase family protein translates to MSVQTSPQMPRSETGPKGRAARVAVLLIVAVIVGLGLCEGLTRLFLPAFDPSGQFEFAYPVGSLMLGKPGTVARQAKNTGDYDVPVRINMHGLRDDNDVSAATAGEILVVGDSFTWGWGVEARDRFSDRLQILTGRRTFNLSTPTDIEGYAELLAYARSLGARADRVVIAVCMENDLHRYATRSDDEAYPSDAVSIRHWLSTHSAFYLFALTVVHQTPWLRTLAVEAGLITPNLEGIGRNDDDPAVVAASADRLLDIARQYRALVVLIPSRALWVGPSRAVEDRVHQAFAGALRQRGIDVLDLRPLLEAKGTPLAYHFANDGHWNPAGHALAAEAISQHLAR
- a CDS encoding flavin-containing monooxygenase, whose product is MPDTTLARHAAAKTEHFDVLIVGAGISGIGGAYHLTTQMPDRSFVILETQESFGGTWLTHKYPGIRSDSDLHTFGYRFKPWKGKPIATAHEIKTYMGEVIEENDIARHIRYRHRIESASWSSQDNLWTIDAVRTDTGEALRFTCNFLWMCQGYYRHSVGYTPEWKDMESFKGRIVHPQTWPEDLDYTGKKIVVIGSGATAATVIPAMADKAGHVTMLQRTPTYFIPGRNAIELAETLRQLEVDEEWIHEIVRRKILHDQSVFTRRAFEESDKVRAELLAGVRAHVGPDFPLEPHFTPSYRPWQQRIAFVPDGDLFKAIRGGKASVETDEIDRFVPEGILLKSGKTLEADIIVTATGFDLSVMGDIAFAVDGKPVDFADTVTYRGMMFTGVPNMIWVFGYFRASWTLRADLVGDFVCRLLDHMDKHQARKVEVALRPEDKGMELLPWIDPENFNPGYLMRGMHLLPKRGDKPEWQHTQDYWNEKNVFPAIDLEDRAFVYG
- a CDS encoding MFS transporter → MERGNTRRVIAAGAIGNVLEWYDFAVYGYFAAAIGRAFFPSEDPVAQVLAAFGIFAVGFLMRPVGGAVIGAIGDRLGRRAALTFSVAAMAIPTFLVGILPDYHTLGIAAPILLTLLRMVQGLSVGGEYTTSIIFIIEQSPPNRRALVGALGCCGAIGGILLGSATGALLASVMSEQALESWGWRLPFLLGLLVGIAGIVLRRHVHEAPRSAPKARSPLLDTVRNHGPLLGKIAALSVFNSVGFYLMFVYIVSWLQTADGVEPATALGINSVSMIVMLPVMVLMGWLSDRYGRRPVMLSAAALGFVGALPFFWLMHQGHPSLILLGQLGFVLSVGGFIGAQPALMVEAVPAEIRCTAIALGYNVTLGVLGGFSPLVATWLVHRTENDFSPAFMIMAAAAVSFAAILRFEETYRVELRAA
- a CDS encoding transglutaminase domain-containing protein; protein product: MQGLVVDKDFVGLYGLDLDAQARLGEVDTRYASDIYRRLIEKDPRPLRKPREPGVRFVGSCRDYALLLCSLLRHLGVPARLRFGFATYFSKNPDSFSDHCVCEYWNEAENRWVLVDPNVDPVVKSSLGVTANALDLTREEFVVAADGWRLAREGKVSPDRFGVPSIGIQGLWFIRGSLMRDLAALNKVELLPWDYWGLADRTPIETLPTGELPVLDALSAVLDKPDELGPVRSTFSRPEFTVAGLLRSFSPLRGDTRMVLR